TTATCCCAACAGCAAGACatgtttttttgacaaaaatgctCCTAATTGTGACACACAACCCCTTCAGGGTGAGGGAGAAAAGCTGCCATACAAAAGAGCGTTTGACATGAAGATCAGAGTGTGCTACTGTTGAGCTAGTGCAGAGCTGAGCATCAATGGAAAACAAAGGTCTTACTGTTGTAAAATGAACAATGCAGGTGATGGCAATGATGAGTAGGCCGATGATGATGGAGGCAACAGCAACATAGAAAGCGTTCCTGCCCAGCCGCTTGGACCCATCATAGTCACCATGGTAGTAGCTGTTCCTGGACTAAGAATAAGAAATCACTGTTATGTTTAAAACTCTATCAGCACATCGGACGATGTGTCTTTAACCAATCTGCTAAGCATTTGATCAGTCCCAGAAATAAGAAAGACAGTTAATGTTCCAAGATTTTGAACcacatttaaacttttagaGTGGTATCTAAAGCTTTGTAGCATGTTTGGCAAGAACTCGGTTACAtgttaatttgtattatttgacattttgggaaaacaaCAATATTGCAGGCCTGCAGGCAAACGACCACTTTGTCTAATAACAGAGTATTTATAACATCAACGACCAACGTGGAAAATTCACttcattttccaaaatggaAGGTCACGTGGGTTTGTTTGATGGGcagagcaggtgtgtgtgactgggtCCAACATTGACTCACAACACAACTTGAAAGAACACTATgtgataaaaacacattaaacagctTGAAGAAAGTACAAACTTATATTCTCAGTGATTATATTGACTGAATGACACACTAAATGGCATGTACACGTTTAGGAAATGCTGTGAGCTTAGCCAGGTTACTTACCATGACAGAGAAGACCAGGGCCACAATGTTGACAGGGTATGCCGGACAAAAGCAGGTGAAAATAGTCAAATAAAGGTAGCTACGAAGTGGAGGTGGAGATTCCTGCTCTTCTTTAGAACCACGGTCAAAAAATGCATTCCCACTTAGAGAACTTTTAACATTTGGATTTAGGACTCCAAGAGCCATTGCACCTGAAAGCACTGATGAAATACAGCCAGGTGGTGAAAGAcgatttaaaaagtaacaaataagaaacaaagaagcagaacctgaaaagacagaaatcCAAGTCCAACTTGTAACCTGAAAAATGTTTAGGAGCCGAACTTTGTAAGTTTGTTGAGTTGTGTGTCCGTTGTAGTCCTGTTTCCAAAGTGAAAAGCATAGAAGTTTGCAGGCAGAGAGGGATCAGGAGAGAGGTGGGAGAGGGGAGAGATCACTAACCCCACTGGCCTCTATCCAAGACTTGAGTAGGGGTGTGAGGTACCAGACTTGTTTACTACAATATTAAAAAGGATCCCCTCAGTGCCATCTGATATGTATGAATGTTGTTAGCAGTATGTGATAGTCATACACAtccttgtttgtttctctggaAGTGTCATAGTtcaatttcaaatataaaaatacaacaatcaGGCTGCATGTTTTAAACAGCTCCTCCTTGGCTTTTTACAATGGATTTAAAATTGTGGGTATTTaagtctccttttttttaagtaaccttttttttttgtgcctttctCGTAGTACAAGAATGAGCTTGtgatttaaacatttcctgACTTAAAATTTTCGCTCTCAACTCGTATTTGCATCTCTACTGCACTTTTGGGCTTCAGCAGTGGCATGAAGTTTTTAGGTAGTGCAGGACTAAAAATGTCTACAACTCTGGGTGTTAGGGACACGCAGGCCTATTAAACATGGAACCTAAAGGTCTGAGATGGGCTAAACACAGGGCATTCTCTAAGGTCACATCTTTACACCCACTAAGATAatcattttatataattatcACATTATTCAAACATTCTGATGGTAGGTGTATATATGTAAAGAAAATCCCACAGTGCAAATGCACaataaaaagcatcacaaaTGGTTAGCTAGGATTTTGCACACTTGCCAAAGATGTGATCAAACACTACGCAGGGGAGATTTAAGTCAACATTATAgcaaaaaaaatagaaattacagTTAAATGCTTAAGAATAATTTATTaggattttaaaattgaaattgtcagaaaaaagaataaaagaaaggtGTTGCTGTAAAGCCTGGCGAGGGACAGCCCAAATCTTAAACTGTAACCGAGCTCATGTAGAGCTACAAGCTCCACTCAAAGCATTGGCCCTTTAACTTACatcaacacaacaaaaagacatCATTGAACTCAATATACAAGGGGAACAAGAtctcaaaacagaaaaatatagtttcttttttttctgaaaataagtCTTAATGCCGCAGAATTATCCACACATCGTCTGCTATTACCAATAATAGTACTATTTTCATTTGTCAGGTAAAAAATAACTTATTGCTTTATTGTACGTTAAAAAGTTACAGTGTTGGTGTCCAGCAGTAGTTTTATGTCGTGCCCCAGGCGGTCTGACAGAGGAACTGCTGGCTGGATCAGGAAGTTTTCTGCTGTGCTGAACATCAAACAAGCTGAAACAAGAAGAAGGCTGAACAAACAGGCTACATGTTGTTGCAAATGTTGGGTTTGTTCCAGCTTTTTGAATTTTCCTGCCAGCCAGTGTTGTCTGAACTAAGGTCCTGTATCAGGGCCGACTGGGAGCGAGACCCTGTTCCATTTCTGGTTTCCTGCCCAAACCCCCTCTGTTCATCACTACAAGGAGCAGCAACTGTATATAAACAATTAATATGTTGGTTCCAGAGGAGCACaactttattaaaactaaatatgaaacCGGAGGGAGGCAGGGGAGAGGAGCAGATGAGCCAAAATGGAACAGGATGATCTTTTTTcagtaccaaaaaaaaacaaacaaaaaaaaaacaaaaggcaaaggCTCCTTCGTTGCCAAAAGTAGTTCCATATTACACCTTGACGTATGCTCAcaaacactcactcacacacactcagacgcAATCACATGCACCTTCAAAAGTGAAAAGAGGACAGAACATGATCGTGATGTTTTCTACAGTTGCTTCTCTGAGAATGTCCTTCATTTGTCTTTTACGGTGGAGAACACCGCAATACAAGAActgtttagaaaagaaaaaaataaagaaacaaaaaaaaacattaagtgaaCCGcgcaaaaatatatatataatattttcaaaaaagagGAAGTCAAGTCATCCCTCAACCCCGCAAACccttaattttgtctttttaagctTGTTATTATTTCACAGTCCATCATCTTAATCATCATCTTAGTTTCATGAAGACACAGGAAACTGGTTCATCCCGGTGTAAAAGGTATAAAGTCAGAGCTTCTTCATGCAAAATGACGACTTTGTAACAACAACTGTTATTTACTGAACAACAAGCTGCTGGAAGTTTATTTCTCAGCAGCTGTCGTTGCTAAGGCAATGCTGGAGTGGACTGGCCAACAGCGTACATATATACCATATGTTAACTGATAAAAGTATTGAGAAGGCCAGTCAAAGTAGTAGCCCATCCAGTCGAATCCCTGTTAACCCTCCAAAGGAACCAATGACATGCCAGTTCAGTAACCCCTCCAACCCCCCTCACCCCCTCACCCCAACGTCTATGTACAATATCTTACAGGAAGACATAAAAACGTTGCTTTAAAACcaattacagaataaaatacCTTACagattatcattattattaataacaatattacaaatgttttgtttttaaagactaCCAAAATatacacttttgtttttccatgtttccgTGATGCttgagtttagaaaaaaaaaaaggactttgtTGGATTTGTTCTTCCTTTGTTAGAAATGCTTTTCAGACTCACACAACTTGTTTTCCCTCTGTTCAGTAACAGCTTTAAAGGATTTCATGATGAAACAACAtatcacactgaaacacaattataataaaaaaatgaaaatgaaatcagtcctctgtgtctttGTCAAAGATGAGAAATGTTTCCTtggtgatttctttttttctttttttgcagttttcttttctcagcttcaaaaaaaaagataacagtGTGGAATCTAGTAATTAGGCTACATGAGGACaaaaagaggagagactgaGACGTTATGTTGAAGTGAGATTAGTACAGCAAAACAAGAGTTCAGGATTTAAAAAGATATTCAGTCAATGGGTGGAGTCACAGGGAGCCAGGAAAGCCCAGCAGAGCCTGTGGCTGGCCAATCAGGTTGTGCCATCACAGGGCAGCCAGCATTGTGATTGGCTCATCAGCAGAGGAGCAGCCCTCCCGTCTTCAAAGACCTGAGTCGTCTCAGTGGTAGCCATTAGTGAACGCAGTAGCAATCAGGGGACCCTGAGGACACGGAGGCAACAGTTAATACACTTCCTATTAGTTTCCTGAGTACATCTGTGCAATCGTGCATGTATTTGAGTGCGTGTGGGAGAGACGGTGGGGGGTGTGACCTACCCCGAGACCATGGCCGAACCCTGTGCTGGGGGCGGGGCTAGTGGCGCTGATGTAGCTGCTGACTCCTGAGTCCTGATTGGCTGCAGCATACAGGTCAGCCATTGGTCCAGGGCTGCTGGTGCCCAGGAAACGTGAAGGGGTGGAACCTAAGAGATGGGAGACAGGTCAAGCTTCAACACTAGAGggctttatacacacacatttctaaaaataccCTTTTATTTGTCCAGGCAGGCTAGTCTACCTAAGGCAAGCATACAAACTTGTATGTTGACACACTTGTTGTCTCAGcatgtctgacacacacatacctctAACTACTGCTGCTGCGGCTGCAGCCATTGGTCCATATGCAGTCAGGGGAATGGCTGAGGGACACAAACAGACCAAATTATTGCACAGATGTGAGTCATCCTGGATCACTTTCAGATCATAAGTAATAATCTACAGCTCAGTGTTGGTTAACCTGACATCTGCCCACACATCTGTCATCTGATTTATATCCAACTGGTGGAAGGGGATAAAATCACAAAACCAACTGCTCCAGTCATACATCATCTGACTGTCAGCTCTTTAGATAAGGAATGAAAGGTTTTAAACATGGAGGACGAATTTTCCAAGTTAAGATCAGAGCCACTAGATGGCAGTGTAAGGAAAGAGCTGCAGGAAGTGACTGTAGATCTAGTGTGTTATATCTATGTGTACAAATAAGTTAACATTAAATAATCTTTTATATAATCACCGATATTAATATATGATttcaaattaattcattaaaataattaagttATTGAAATATGGTTAATTGCAATTCaatgtataatatgtataatttagtttaattataatttagttatgtaatattaaatgtttttttcatccaaataaataaaataatcctgtCTTCACATGTATTGTCACACTGAGCTCCTGCCCAGCAGTCgctgtggaaaaaataaatgaatgaaacataaCGCCAGTCACTGAAACCACATCAACACTCTTCTTGTCTTGACTTAGGAGTTCCCCCACTCCCAAAGTATACAGCTGACTGCCCTAATTTTAGCTTTGActtttgtttgcacattttacctgactattatcatttttttataaagactgattttacataaaacatttggttATAATCCTATTTAGATGAGTGGAATGATAGATACAACCATAATGTCTGTACAGTAGCTATAAAACCACGCCCAGCATCTGCTTAGCTTATCTTGTATTATTTGGCACACCACTGGCCAAAAAAGGGTAAGCAAAGTATTCCACGAAAAATTCAAACCATTAAAACAGGTTGGTGAAGCCAAaagatattttgtttgtgtatcaCAGTGCATTAACAAGTTTCTCAGTTGTCCAAGTTTAACATATATAGCAGCAGTTTCATTGCACACAGcagcactttattttctttctgctgtAAAAAGCCTTAGTTTTTTCCTAAGAGGCTCTTGGAGGAGTGAGAAGCCACTGACCTGTCAGCTCAGGGGGGTGGGATGATGTCAGGAGGGGGGTCCTCTCTAAATGGAATtctagaaacagagaaaatatagAGACGGCGCTTTGTAAGTACAATCACCATCCCCTGGCAAGactacaaagaaacacacacacacccacacacagagacacacacatacacagagacatgTAGCTATAACACTAACATGGACGCCCAAGCACAGAAAGTTAAAAATCTTCTGTGAGGATGGGTGGGAAGGTTGGAGCAAAGGAAAAGGAAGGGCAAGACAGCCGAACGAAGGGGGttacataagtaaataaaataaacacagatagGCAAATACAAAAAGGTAAAAGCTTTAAGGCATTGGGGGATCgtttagaaaaaacacaaaaaagtcagGAACAATTTGAAAATCCAACTGATATCTTCAAGCAACTAGATACCAAGGAGATATTAAGTGTCTGTCggtctgtctgtatgtgtatgtttttgtgtgtgagtgtgtattcaTCCACGTGGCTCCAAGCCCAGTGCTCACAGCTGAATCAACTACATGCCTGTATCTTTTAACCTAGATCAGCAGGCCTGCAGACAATGAAGTAGATCTAATATTTATTCAGACTTACCTGGGAACTGATAAGTGTAACCAGGTGCAATTCCAGAGTAACTGCGGCTGGTGTAGGTAGTAGTCTGAAAACCTGGGTAGCCTGTCAAGGAAGAAAAATTATTATATGTTGTGTAAACTTTTCTGTAACCATTATTAACTATGAGGCACTTTGTATTTAATTTGGTCTTcccatttttctctctgccttcaTTTTAATCTGAATATGGAGTTAAAATCTCTACAAGTATATATGTAAAATATCCAGTAGAGGgagacaaacaaccatttgtGTAGCTCtcagtttgttttcacagtCAGAGCTCTTTCAAATATTGAATTTTCATTTGATATTTCAGTGAGTAGAATTTGTCCCCCTTCAGTCGATGACCTCTAAATTTGAGATAAATCGTACTTTTGTTCACTTAAGTTGTACATAGCTCAGGGAAAATTGCCAAAACCAAGAAACCAGTTGTCAACTGGATTTCAGTCTTATGAACATGTAAGGAACCAATAAAACAGTTCAcgggttgtttttttgttctagCACAAAGATCAGAGGCACTAAAATGGTCCAAATATctaaatttacaaatgtattttacgACTCATTGGGTGCGTTccagatgaaaaaacaaaacaattaatggGCCTCTTTCAAATGCCAAACATTTCCAATGttttaacaatgtaaaatgttcagtattttGAAAAccaattcagatttttttttcgaAGCAATGATAATAATTTTAAGTATAGATTTTTACATAAAACTGTGCTTCGATGTCGTGCTGTATCGTTTGTACTCTAAACCACAACATTTAAAGCTTCGGAATGAAACCTATCAGGAGGGTGGTACATTTGCTTTGGCTACAGTGTGTTTGCCTCGGGTATATTGGATTTTACACCTTACCAAGCATGCCGATACCCAGCATGAAGGCATCCATCCCATAAGGCATCACTCTGGAGCGGCCTCTGGCTGAGCCTGTCGGTGTCATCACCTCCTTGGGCTGGGCCTTCTTACATTCCACCTAAAGCataagaaataaatgttaattccATTTTTGGTAAAaagcatgagaaaaaaaaagaaaacacagcacttGAATCATAAACTCTTCATACCACATCAGAAACACATAGAAATCTAAATGCAGCTGAAACAAATCGTTTGATCACTGAGTGAAAAAAGTTAGTGAAATATGTTACTGATCAGGTTTTTCTGCTGACATGTGTACCATTTTATTGTTGATCTCATGAAAGTGGATCTCACACACTTTCTCCACCACGTCCTCATTTTCAAAGGTAACGAAGCCaaaacctgaaaacacacagacagacttttTATTCCAACACTTGACATCtgccattattgtgttaataATTCTGTTACAAGTACATGTATCTGACAGATTTCAGCTGttatattgattaaaaaaaagaaaaagaaagaaaatatcacATTTCTCTTTAGAAGATTCTTCTACTggaaaagaagcaaaatgttttttacaaaaaaaaactatggcTATGAGCACATAATATAATAAGTGTGTTTGGGCAAATCCCCCCCCCTGCCTCATCACCAGTTTTCTACCAACAAGCAGCTGAAGCCATCAGCACGGGCCTCGTCTGGCTCGCCTGTCAATCAGCTGTTGGCATCATGGAGAGATGGGGCGTGGTTCATCAAAATCTGAGCCCAGATTTACTGTCTACTATCAATGATGTCACCTGGTTTCTTCCACACTCCTCCTCCTagctctctttctttcttcactcATTAACTTACACCCTTACATGTAAACACCCTCATGGTGTGTTGCAACCCTCAGTGGGCGCTGCACTTTTGTCTCACACAGAGAGGGCAAAGATAAATGAAACAAGAGGAGatgatagatttaaaaaaagttcaatttttttatatcacCTACTGACTCATGCTGTGTCTCCTTTCTTTAGGGGAGGACAAGTCCCACTTAATATGTCAACACATATTAACGTGTCGCAAGTGTGTATGATTCTATGTCTCCATATGTACCTCTGTGTCTGTTGGTTGTTTTGTCGAACATGAGCATGGCATCGTCGACCTGTGAGAACAAAGCAAAGAATAGATGAGCTTCAACctattagacacacacacacacacacacacccacacagagcaTTACACAGCATGGGGTGCTATTGTCCCTCTTTAGCATAGGAGtaagagaggaaaacagatgGAGAGGGTTGGGGAAGAAGGGAGGGGTGACAGGTGacaaaggagaagagaaaaaggaagaatgagaggcagagaaagGCAGAGGGCGAAGGGGAGATGGGGCAAAGGGGAGGCAGAAagctgtataaaaataaaatgaaatacaatctATCAACATGCAATAGAAGTGAATATTTCCCCTCCAAGACGCGCTGAAGGAaattcttttccatttttcactctgtctctgtctttct
This genomic interval from Channa argus isolate prfri chromosome 5, Channa argus male v1.0, whole genome shotgun sequence contains the following:
- the LOC137127418 gene encoding transmembrane protein 233-like, which codes for MALGVLNPNVKSSLSGNAFFDRGSKEEQESPPPLRSYLYLTIFTCFCPAYPVNIVALVFSVMSRNSYYHGDYDGSKRLGRNAFYVAVASIIIGLLIIAITCIVHFTTMDF
- the LOC137127417 gene encoding RNA-binding protein Musashi homolog 1-like isoform X1, with protein sequence MDTEGSQSSLSSSTDNSPHDPCKMFIGGLSWQTTQEGLKEYFCKFGEVKECMVMRDPVTKRSRGFGFVTYAEQAGVEKVLAQNRHELDSKTIDPKVAFPRRAQPKLVTRTKKIFVGGLSVNTTIEDVKQYFDQFGKVDDAMLMFDKTTNRHRGFGFVTFENEDVVEKVCEIHFHEINNKMVECKKAQPKEVMTPTGSARGRSRVMPYGMDAFMLGIGMLGYPGFQTTTYTSRSYSGIAPGYTYQFPEFHLERTPLLTSSHPPELTAIPLTAYGPMAAAAAAVVRGSTPSRFLGTSSPGPMADLYAAANQDSGVSSYISATSPAPSTGFGHGLGGPLIATAFTNGYH
- the LOC137127417 gene encoding RNA-binding protein Musashi homolog 1-like isoform X2: MDTEGSQSSLSSSTDNSPHDPCKMFIGGLSWQTTQEGLKEYFCKFGEVKECMVMRDPVTKRSRGFGFVTYAEQAGVEKVLAQNRHELDSKTVDDAMLMFDKTTNRHRGFGFVTFENEDVVEKVCEIHFHEINNKMVECKKAQPKEVMTPTGSARGRSRVMPYGMDAFMLGIGMLGYPGFQTTTYTSRSYSGIAPGYTYQFPEFHLERTPLLTSSHPPELTAIPLTAYGPMAAAAAAVVRGSTPSRFLGTSSPGPMADLYAAANQDSGVSSYISATSPAPSTGFGHGLGGPLIATAFTNGYH